From the Musa acuminata AAA Group cultivar baxijiao chromosome BXJ3-7, Cavendish_Baxijiao_AAA, whole genome shotgun sequence genome, one window contains:
- the LOC135643728 gene encoding clathrin coat assembly protein AP180-like, producing the protein MSSVFRQAIGAIKDQTSISLAKFSAGSSDIEVAILKATSHDEVPIDERNLGDVLLLSAASPSSAATCLQILSRRISRTSNWVVALKSLVIVFRLLCNGGSQFIHEALAAGASSRRLLDLSAFRDHSAASSPWDYSAFVRTFAVYLDARVESALLGKLSNLRRRPFMPADVFANMRTPLIFGHIEHWQRLLDRAVGTRPTGPAKTNRLVQIALFLVVRETFSLYHDISNGLSMLLDNFFHLQPESRLQTLHACMKARKQFEELDSFYDLCKKIGVGRMSEYPSVQKISVSLLKALEDFLENAAPNSLGTSPITKPKNPLKLKQMLKDQQSDMTGGGSASTGETISDGETAMSDHQDWQIQATSTSSSSSNGEICMVNRLHLLDDKPKTSNDSSVMTASVNPVQGPRPVMPSKSSLSWDDAGQPESFHNPFLHSDDDRGLVMKSPSPPTLLPPPKFCGNKANKELVCEEKDGAQPSTSAAQGTDASMRQQHMWMQQQSNSISNRLSC; encoded by the coding sequence ATGTCGAGCGTTTTCCGACAGGCCATCGGCGCCATCAAGGACCAGACCAGCATCAGCCTCGCCAAGTTCTCCGCGGGCTCCTCCGACATCGAGGTCGCCATCCTCAAGGCCACCTCCCACGACGAGGTCCCCATCGACGAGCGCAACCTAGGCGACGTCCTCCTCCTCTCGGCGGCCTCCCCGTCCTCAGCTGCCACCTGCTTGCAGATCCTCTCCCGCCGTATCTCGCGCACCAGCAACTGGGTAGTCGCCCTCAAGTCCCTCGTCATCGTGTTCCGCTTGCTCTGCAACGGCGGCTCCCAGTTCATCCACGAAGCCCTCGCGGCTGGCGCCAGCTCCCGCCGCCTTCTCGACCTCTCCGCCTTCCGCGACCACTCCGCCGCCTCCAGTCCCTGGGACTACTCCGCCTTCGTCCGCACCTTCGCGGTCTACCTCGATGCCCGCGTCGAGTCGGCTCTCCTCGGCAAGCTCAGCAACCTCAGGCGCCGTCCCTTCATGCCCGCCGACGTCTTCGCCAACATGAGGACCCCGTTGATCTTCGGACACATCGAACACTGGCAAAGGCTTCTCGACCGCGCGGTGGGCACACGACCGACCGGCCCCGCCAAGACCAACCGCCTGGTCCAGATCGCGCTCTTCTTGGTCGTCCGTGAGACGTTCAGCCTCTACCACGACATTTCCAACGGGCTGTCGATGTTGCTCGACAATTTCTTCCATCTGCAGCCTGAATCACGTCTCCAGacgttgcatgcatgcatgaaggCACGTAAGCAATTCGAAGAGCTCGATTCCTTCTACGATCTCTGCAAAAAGATCGGGGTCGGGAGGATGTCCGAGTACCCGAGCGTCCAAAAAATCTCAGTATCCCTGCTGAAAGCATTGGAAGATTTCCTCGAGAACGCGGCCCCGAATTCGCTCGGGACGTCTCCGATCACCAAGCCAAAGAATCCTCTCAAGCTGAAGCAGATGTTGAAGGATCAGCAATCGGATATGACGGGAGGTGGCAGCGCATCGACGGGGGAGACGATAAGCGACGGGGAAACAGCAATGTCCGACCACCAAGACTGGCAGATTCAAGCGACCtcaaccagcagcagcagcagcaatggaGAAATTTGCATGGTTAACCGTCTACACCTGCTGGATGATAAACCAAAGACATCAAACGACTCGTCTGTCATGACAGCCAGCGTTAATCCTGTCCAAGGACCACGGCCCGTGATGCCATCAAAGAGCTCGCTCAGCTGGGACGATGCAGGTCAACCTGAGAGCTTTCACAATCCATTTCTCCATAGTGATGACGATAGAGGCTTAGTGATGAAATCGCCATCACCACCAACCTTGCTTCCACCTCCaaagttttgcgggaacaaagcaAACAAAGAATTAGTATGTGAAGAGAAGGACGGTGCCCAGCCGTCAACTTCAGCGGCGCAGGGAACAGATGCTTCGATGAGGCAGCAACATATGTGGATGCAGCAGCAGAGCAATTCCATTTCCAACAGATTGTCATGTTAA
- the LOC135643637 gene encoding 12-oxophytodienoate reductase 7-like, producing the protein MTQQPSLFSPHQMGRFRLSHRVVLAPVTRCRAIDGIPLPAHVEYYTQRATDGGFLITEGTVISPTGAGFPRCPGIYTREQIDAWKKVVDAVHAKGSIIFCQLWHVGRASNQIYQPGGTTAPISSTDKPVSGRWKILMPDGKYGSYARPRRLATSEIPVIVQHYRQAALNAIEAGFDGVEIHGAHGYLIDQFLKDGINDRTDAYGGSLQNRCRFLVEVTRAVTSAVGPERVAVRISPAIDHLDAYDSDPLRLGLTVIEQLNALQRESGERLAYLHVTQPRYVAYGQTESGLQGSAEEENQMMRALREAYNGSFMCSGGFTRKLAVAAVEQGDADLVSLGRLFISNPDLVERFKLGAPLNRYVRATFYTADPVVGYTDYPFLGQQQQQQRSKL; encoded by the exons ATGACTCAACAACCGTCGCTCTTCTCACCTCACCAGATGGGCCGATTCCGTCTCTCCCACAG AGTGGTGTTGGCTCCGGTAACTAGGTGCCGGGCGATCGATGGGATCCCGCTGCCCGCCCACGTCGAGTATTACACGCAGAGGGCCACCGACGGAGGTTTCCTCATCACGGAGGGCACCGTAATTTCCCCCACCGGAGCAGG GTTCCCACGTTGCCCTGGAATATATACAAGGGAGCAGATAGATGCATGGAAGAAAGTTGTCGATGCTGTTCATGCCAAGGGAAGCATCATCTTTTGCCAGTTGTGGCATGTTGGTCGAGCATCCAATCAAA TATACCAACCAGGAGGTACTACAGCTCCTATATCCTCCACTGATAAGCCAGTATCAGGGAGGTGGAAGATACTGATGCCTGATGGGAAATACGGTAGCTATGCCAGGCCCCGGAGGCTTGCCACTTCAGAGATACCAGTAATAGTGCAGCACTATCGGCAAGCAGCCCTGAATGCAATTGAAGCAG GGTTCGATGGCGTCGAGATCCACGGGGCGCACGGTTACCTGATCGACCAGTTCCTCAAAGACGGCATCAACGACCGAACCGACGCCTACGGCGGCTCGCTCCAGAACCGGTGCCGGTTCCTTGTGGAAGTGACCCGGGCGGTGACCTCCGCCGTAGGGCCAGAGCGGGTGGCCGTCCGCATCTCGCCCGCCATCGACCACCTCGACGCGTACGACTCGGACCCGCTCCGGCTGGGGCTGACCGTGATCGAGCAGCTCAACGCGCTTCAGCGGGAGTCCGGGGAGCGGCTCGCGTACCTGCACGTGACCCAGCCGCGGTACGTCGCGTACGGGCAGACGGAGTCGGGGCTGCAAGGTAGTGCGGaggaggagaaccagatgatgcgGGCGTTGCGGGAGGCGTACAACGGGAGCTTCATGTGCAGCGGGGGATTCACGCGGAAGCTGGCGGTGGCGGCGGTGGAGCAAGGCGACGCCGATCTGGTGTCCTTGGGCAGGCTCTTCATATCCAACCCGGACCTGGTGGAGCGGTTCAAGCTGGGCGCTCCCCTCAACAGGTACGTGAGGGCCACCTTCTACACTGCGGACCCCGTCGTGGGCTACACCGACTACCCCTTCCTCggtcagcagcagcaacagcagcggtCGAAGCTGTGA